The Herminiimonas arsenitoxidans genome window below encodes:
- a CDS encoding TMEM165/GDT1 family protein, protein MEAFFVSTGIVALAEIGDKTQLLAFLLAAKFRKPLPIVLAIFVATIANHAFAAAIGTWITTMLGPEVLRWVLGVSFLLMAGWTLIPDKLDEGDAKLAKYGVFTTTLIAFFLAEMGDKTQIATVALAAQFHSFFWVLAGTTFGMMLANAPAVYFGDKLAGRMPVKIVHRVAAAIFAVLGIATLFGAGARFGV, encoded by the coding sequence ATGGAAGCATTCTTCGTCTCTACCGGCATTGTTGCCCTCGCTGAAATCGGCGACAAAACACAACTACTCGCTTTTCTCCTCGCTGCAAAATTTCGCAAACCATTACCTATCGTCTTGGCGATCTTTGTCGCGACTATTGCCAATCACGCATTCGCTGCCGCCATAGGCACATGGATTACGACCATGCTGGGGCCTGAAGTCTTGCGCTGGGTACTCGGCGTATCGTTCCTGCTGATGGCTGGCTGGACACTCATCCCTGACAAGCTGGACGAAGGTGATGCCAAATTGGCGAAGTACGGCGTCTTCACGACCACGCTGATCGCCTTCTTCCTGGCAGAAATGGGCGATAAAACACAAATTGCAACCGTTGCCTTGGCTGCACAATTCCATTCATTCTTCTGGGTCTTGGCCGGCACGACCTTCGGCATGATGCTGGCAAATGCGCCTGCGGTTTATTTCGGTGACAAGCTTGCAGGTCGTATGCCGGTGAAAATCGTGCATCGCGTGGCGGCGGCAATTTTTGCAGTGTTGGGGATTGCTACTTTGTTCGGCGCAGGTGCACGTTTCGGTGTGTAA
- a CDS encoding phytanoyl-CoA dioxygenase family protein, which yields MDTALSSEQIAQFERDGYLVFRKMLEPAACEHMLSVAKTQLHEAQQPLEYEAVLGYPGAPASLDAEGGRTVRRLRGAYDRDACFHDWARDPRVVGKLRQLFDEPVCLTLAHHNSVMTKHPQFGTATGWHRDIRYWSFTKPDLICVWLALGDEIASNGGLKFIPGSHRLAIAREQLDELDFLRPDYAPNQALFAQGKPVDLHQGDVVFFHSQLFHAAGVNTTSSVKTSVAFAYHGNSNQPVTGSKSATAGDIVISD from the coding sequence ATGGACACAGCACTTTCCAGCGAACAGATTGCACAATTCGAGCGAGACGGTTATCTGGTTTTCAGAAAGATGTTGGAACCTGCCGCATGCGAACACATGCTGTCGGTCGCAAAAACGCAATTGCATGAAGCGCAACAGCCACTGGAATATGAAGCCGTGCTTGGCTATCCGGGCGCACCGGCATCACTGGATGCAGAAGGCGGCAGAACCGTGCGACGCCTGCGCGGCGCTTATGATCGTGATGCCTGCTTTCACGACTGGGCGCGCGATCCTCGCGTGGTCGGCAAGCTGCGTCAGTTATTTGATGAGCCGGTTTGCCTGACGCTGGCACATCACAACTCCGTCATGACCAAACATCCGCAGTTCGGCACCGCCACCGGCTGGCATCGCGATATTCGTTATTGGTCGTTTACCAAACCCGATCTGATTTGCGTTTGGCTGGCACTCGGTGATGAAATCGCCAGCAATGGTGGCTTGAAATTCATTCCCGGCTCGCATCGTCTGGCGATTGCGCGCGAACAACTGGATGAACTGGATTTTCTACGTCCCGACTATGCGCCGAATCAGGCGCTGTTTGCGCAAGGCAAACCGGTCGATCTGCACCAAGGCGATGTGGTGTTTTTCCATAGCCAGTTATTTCACGCAGCCGGCGTCAATACAACGTCATCGGTGAAAACCTCAGTCGCCTTTGCCTATCATGGCAACAGCAACCAACCGGTGACAGGTAGCAAATCGGCGACCGCGGGCGATATCGTTATCAGCGACTGA
- a CDS encoding 2,4'-dihydroxyacetophenone dioxygenase family protein, whose product MNSTPNQTATPSDTLYTCHPQQMEWLPWAMPGAHFKLLQADASTGRFTLMIKFEAGAAAPIHRHVGAVEGYMLEGGFHYRDEPERPFNAGCYLYENDGAVHQPVSPNGGVMFAVFHGPVEGLDENGNVIGRINWKWHVEKWNAAGNHYQPTGM is encoded by the coding sequence ATGAACAGCACACCGAATCAGACAGCTACACCCAGCGATACGCTGTACACCTGCCACCCACAACAGATGGAATGGTTGCCATGGGCCATGCCTGGTGCACATTTCAAACTTTTGCAGGCAGATGCATCTACCGGACGCTTCACGCTGATGATCAAGTTCGAAGCGGGCGCAGCGGCGCCCATACATCGCCACGTTGGCGCAGTAGAAGGCTATATGCTGGAAGGCGGCTTCCATTATCGCGATGAGCCGGAGCGTCCCTTCAATGCTGGTTGCTATCTATATGAAAACGACGGCGCCGTGCATCAACCGGTCAGCCCGAATGGCGGCGTGATGTTTGCCGTCTTTCACGGCCCGGTGGAAGGATTGGATGAAAACGGTAACGTCATCGGTCGCATCAACTGGAAATGGCATGTAGAGAAATGGAATGCTGCAGGCAATCACTACCAGCCCACCGGCATGTAA
- a CDS encoding aldo/keto reductase, producing the protein MRKTKLPSGKSIPVLGQGTWYMGDESHRRADEIATLRLGLDLGMSLIDTAEMYGDGASEKLVGEAIAGRRDEVFLVSKVLPSNASRSGTIAACERSLRRLGTDCIDLYLLHWRGRTPFAETIAAFEALQDAGKIRHWGVSNMDVDDMEEIARAAGGDAISTNQVLYNLMRRGIEYDLLPQAQARGLPLMAYSPIEQGRLTEYPEVQDIADKHGVTPAQVALAWVLRKEGVIAIPKASTLKHVRENRAALDLQLTAEDLAELDEVFPPPDGPESLEMI; encoded by the coding sequence ATGCGCAAAACGAAACTGCCTTCCGGCAAAAGCATTCCTGTACTTGGGCAGGGCACATGGTACATGGGCGACGAGTCACATCGCCGTGCCGATGAAATCGCCACTCTGCGTCTGGGACTGGATCTCGGTATGAGCTTGATCGATACGGCAGAAATGTACGGCGATGGCGCATCGGAAAAATTGGTGGGTGAAGCAATTGCCGGACGTCGCGATGAAGTATTTCTAGTAAGTAAAGTGCTACCTAGCAATGCCTCGCGCAGCGGCACGATTGCCGCCTGCGAACGCAGCTTGCGTCGCCTCGGTACCGATTGCATTGATTTGTATCTATTGCACTGGCGTGGCCGTACACCTTTTGCCGAAACTATCGCCGCATTCGAAGCCTTGCAGGATGCAGGGAAAATTCGTCACTGGGGCGTCAGCAATATGGATGTCGACGATATGGAAGAAATCGCACGTGCCGCTGGTGGCGATGCAATCTCGACCAATCAAGTTCTATACAACCTGATGCGTCGCGGCATTGAATATGATTTGTTGCCGCAAGCACAAGCGCGTGGCTTGCCCTTGATGGCGTATTCGCCGATAGAACAAGGCCGTTTGACCGAATATCCGGAAGTCCAGGATATCGCCGACAAACATGGCGTGACGCCGGCACAGGTCGCGCTGGCCTGGGTATTGCGAAAAGAAGGCGTGATTGCGATTCCAAAAGCATCGACGCTCAAACATGTGCGTGAAAACCGTGCAGCACTTGATCTGCAATTGACGGCGGAAGATTTGGCAGAGTTGGACGAAGTCTTCCCACCGCCGGATGGGCCGGAATCGCTGGAAATGATTTGA
- a CDS encoding IMPACT family protein, translating into MYQLAAPATAEIEIKKSRFIGLLYPLTTRAEARAKLAELRAQHPNAVHFCWVLICDGDSGLDDDGEPSGTAARPMYNVLVHKDVFNVLAVVVRYWGGMKLGAGGLTRAYGQAISEAIKTAELVPVEPMCERRFVLQFADESTLRRYCEQQEVSVIDAQYGDAVTLLLKMKCSQAEEFTRAAFDLLRGALEDRSDHPDK; encoded by the coding sequence ATGTATCAACTAGCTGCACCCGCCACCGCCGAAATCGAAATCAAGAAAAGTCGTTTCATCGGTTTACTGTATCCACTGACTACGCGTGCTGAAGCACGTGCGAAGTTGGCGGAGCTGCGTGCACAACATCCGAATGCCGTGCATTTTTGCTGGGTGCTGATATGTGATGGCGACTCCGGCCTGGATGACGATGGCGAACCGTCAGGCACGGCGGCACGACCGATGTATAACGTGCTGGTACACAAAGACGTGTTCAATGTGCTCGCGGTTGTTGTGCGTTACTGGGGCGGAATGAAGTTGGGTGCAGGCGGCCTGACGCGTGCATACGGGCAGGCGATTTCCGAAGCGATCAAGACTGCTGAATTGGTGCCGGTAGAGCCTATGTGCGAGCGGCGCTTTGTTCTGCAGTTTGCCGATGAATCGACCTTGCGTCGCTACTGCGAGCAACAGGAAGTGAGTGTGATCGACGCGCAATACGGTGATGCCGTCACACTGCTGTTGAAGATGAAGTGCAGCCAGGCTGAAGAATTTACGCGCGCGGCATTCGATTTATTGCGTGGTGCGCTGGAAGATCGCAGCGATCATCCTGACAAATAA